CCTGCTGCGTGCCGGCGTGGAACCGGAGCGCATCGTCTCCATCGAATATGACAGCCAGTTCGCCGCCGCGCTGAAGGCACGGTTTCCGCGCAGCGAGATCATCGAGGGCGATGGCTTCGATCTCGACAAGACGCTCGGCGACGGCGGTGCCGAGACATTCGCCACGATCCTGCTGGCGATACCCATCGTCAATCTGCGCCAGGGCGAACGGCAGGCGCTCCTGCAGCGCTATCTCCGGCGGCTGGCCCCCGGCGGCAACGTGACCCAGCTATCCTATCTGTGGAAGCCGCCCATCGAGCCGATTGCCGGGCGCTTCACGGTGTCGTCCTCCGACATCGTCTGGAGGAACATCCCGCCGGCGCGGGTGTGGGTCTATACGCCCGTCGAGGGCGGTTCAGCGCGGTGAAAGCCCGCTTGCCTTCAGCACTTCGCCGGCAAGATAGAGAGAACCGCAGATGACGATGCGGGGCGCGGGCCGGCTGCTCCACCCCGTGGAGATCAGGCGGATGGCCTGCTCCACGCTGTCGCACGGCTCGGCATCGAGACCTGCGTCATAGGCCGCGTCGGCCAGCTCGTCGGGCGACAGTCCGGCGTCGGAGGTGCGCAGGGGCACGGTGAAGACGTGGCGCGCCATACCGGCGAAGGCCTCGAAGAAGCCGACCGGGTCCTTCGTCGACAGCATGCCGGCGATCAGAAACAGCGGTCTCGGGCTCTTGTCCTCCATCTCGGCGATGGCCTCGGCGACCACCGTGCCGGCGCCCGGATTATGCCCGCCATCCAGCCATAATTCCCCACCGGGCACGGCCAGTTCGAACAGGGGCCCGCTGGTTATGCGCTGCAGGCGGCCCGGCCATTCCGCCGCGGTCACGCCGGCTTCCAGCGCCGGATCGGACAGGGTCACGCCGGCTGCGCGCACGCCGGCGACGGCCAGGGCCGCATTGGCCAGCTGGTGCCGGCCGGGCAGGCGCGGCAGGGGCAGGTCCACCAGTCCGCCGCCGTCCTGGAAAACCAGTCTGCCATGCTCCTCATAGGCGAGGAAATCCTCGCCGTAGATGGTGGCCGGCGCGCCGATGCCTGCCGCGCGTGTGCGCAGCGTATCCAGAGCGCCATCGTCGCCCTGCTGGCCGATGACGGCTGGAGACCCCTTCTTGAAGATACCGGCCTTTTCCGCCGCGATCAGCTCCACGCGATCGCCGAGATAGGACTGGTGATCAAGGGAGACGGTCGAAACCAGTGTAGCTGCCGGCTGGCGGATGACGTTGGTGGCGTCGAAGCGCCCACCCAGCCCGACTTCCACCAGCGCCATGTCGGCCGGGTGCTCCGAAAAGAGCAGGAAGGTCACGGCCGTCAGGATTTCGAAGACGGTGATCGGGGCGCCGTCATTGGCAATCGCGGCGCGGTGGATGGCGTCGGCAAGGGTCGCGTCCTCCACGAAGCGGCCGGGTGCGCCGCGTCGCCCGAGCCTGTAGCGTTCGTGCCAGGAGACCAGGTGCGGAGAGGTATGGACATGCACCGCCAGCCCCTCGGCTTCCAGCATGGCGCGGGCAAATGCGATGGTGGAGCCCTTGCCGTTGGTGCCGGCGACGTGAATGACCGGCGGCAGCCTGTCCTGCGGATTGCCGAGCGCGTCCAGCAACCGTTCTATGCGGTCGAGCGACAGGTCGAAACCCTTGGGATGCCGCAGCATCAGCGCAGCGATTTCGGCATCCGCCAGGGTATCGTCCGTCATGTCGGCTACTTCGTAGAGCGTTCAGGCCGCTTCCGGCGCAGGCAAGGCGGCTTGCGCCGGCGCGACGGGCACATGCATCAGGATCTTGAGCAGCCGGGCAATGGTCGGCTTCAGGTCATGACGATGGACAACCATGTCGACCATGCCGTGCTCCATGAGATACTCCGAACGCTGGAATCCTTCCGGCAGCTTTTCGCGGATCGTCTGCTCGATCACACGGGCGCCGGCAAACCCGATGAGGGCGCCCGGTTCTGCGATATGGACGTCGCCCAGCATGGCATAGGATGCGGTGACCCCGCCCGTGGTCGGGTTGGTCAGGACGACGATGTAGGGGAGCCCCGCATCCTTGACCATGTCCACCGCAACGGTGGTGCGCGGCAACTGCATCAGGGACAAGATCCCCTCCTGCATGCGCGCACCGCCGGAGCCGGCAAACAGCACCAGCGGCCTGTGCAGATCTACCGCCTTCTGCGCCGCCGTCACGATGGCCTCTCCCGCCGCCATGCCGAGCGAGCCGCCCATGAAGGCGAAATCCTGCACGGCCGCCACGATCGGCTGGCTCTCGATGGTGCCGGTGGCCACGAGGACGCTGTCCTCCAGCCCTGTCTTGGACCGATACTCCTTGAGCCGGTCGGTATAGCGCTTGGAGTCGCGGAACTTCAGCGGGTCCACCGGCACTTTCGGCAACTCGACCGTGTCGAAGGCGGCATCGTCGAAAAAGGCCTGCAACCGTTCGCGGGCGCTGATCTTCATGTGGACGCCGGACGAAGGCACGACCCACTGGTTGGCTTCCAGATCCTTGCGGAAGACCATCTCGCCCGTCTCCGGGCATTTGATCCACAGGTTCTCGGGCACCTCGCGCGGGCCGAGCAGGCTGGTCAGCTTGGGGCGGACGTAATTGGTGATCCAGTTCACACGAAGGTTCCTTCGTTCAATCTCTGTCGCTTCATATCGCCGTCAATTCAGGCGAAGGCAAGCCGGGCCCGCCGGACGCCGGCGGACAGGTCGCGCACGACGTCCAGGACGGCGTCCGCCGCCGCGTCGCGATCCTTGCCCTGCGCCTGCGCCGTCTCGATCGCGGCCACCAGCGCCGAGCCCACCACAACGGCATCGGCCACGCGGCCAAGCGCCTCGGCCTGCGCGCCGGTGCGCACGCCGAAGCCCACGGCCACGGGAAGATCGGTCTGCCCCTTGATGCGCGCGATGGACCGGGCGACCGCTTCCGTATCGGGCGCGGCCGAGCCGGTGATGCCGTTTATCGATACGTAGTAGACGAAGCCCGAAGTGTTCCGAAGGACGGTCGGAAGGCGCTTCTCGTCCGTCGTCGGGGTTGCCAGCCGGATGAAGTTCAGGCCGGCCTCGACGGCGGGCAGGCACAATTCCGCGTCCATTTCGGGCGGCAGGTCCACGACGATCAGCCCGTCGACGCCCGCCGCGCGCGCGTCGGCCACGAAGCCGTCGACGCCATAGATGTAGATGGGGTTGAAGTATCCCATCAGGATCACCGGCGTTTCGCTATCGCCCTCGCGGAACCGGCGCACCGTATCCAGCGTGCGGTGCAGGGTCTCGCCGCCCTTGAGCGCGCGCAGGCCTGCCTTCTGGATGGCGGGCCCGTCGGCCATCGGGTCCGAGAACGGCATGCCGAGCTCGATCAGGTCGGCGCCGGCCTCAGGCAGGCGTCGCATCACCGACAGGGTGGTGTCGCCATCCGGGTCGCCCGCCATGATGAAGGTGACAAGGCCGGGGCGGCCTTCGTCGCGCAGCTTCCGGAACCGGGCTTCGATACGCGTCGTCATGGGATTCCTCAAAGCTCTACGCCCAACATCGTGCCGACGGTATGGACATCCTTGTCGCCGCGGCCCGAAAGATTGACGATGATCGTCTTGTCCGAGCCCATGGCAGGCGCCAGCTTCATCGCATGGGCGATCGCATGGGCCGATTCCAGCGCCGGGATAATGCCTTCCACCCGCGTCAAAAGCTGGAAGGCCTCGAGCGCCTCGTCGTCGAGGATAGGCACGTAGGAGACCCGGCCCGTGTCCTTCAGCCACGAATGCTCCGGACCGACGCCGGGATAGTCGAGGCCGGCGGACACGGAATGCCCTTCCATGATCTGCCCGTCACCGTCCTGCAGAAGATAGGTCCGGTTGCCGTGCAACACGCCGGGGCTGCCTGCCGTCATCGAGGCGCAATGCTCCTGCCCGTCCAGGCCGCGCCCACCGGCTTCCACGCCGTAGATCGCCACTTCCGGATCGTCCAGGAAGGGGTGGAACAGGCCGATGGCGTTGCTGCCGCCGCCCACCGCGGCGATGATGGCATCGGGCAGCCGGCCTTCCTGCTCCAGCATCTGGGCGCGCGCCTCCTGGCCGATCACGGCCTGGAAATCGCGCACCATCTCCGGATAGGGGTGCGGGCCGGCAGCGGTGCCGATCAGGTAGTAGGTGTCCTGCACATTGGTCACCCAGTCGCGCAGCGCCTCGTTCATGGCGTCCTTGAGCGTGCCGTGGCCGGCCGACACGGGCTTGACCTCGGCACCCAGCAGCTTCATGCGGAAGACGTTCGGAGCCTGCCGGGCAACGTCCGTCGCGCCCATGTAGACGACACAGGGAAGGTTGAAGCGCGCCGCAACCGTTGCCGAGGCAACGCCGTGCTGGCCGGCCCCCGTTTCGGCGATGATGCGCGTCTTGCCCATCCGCCTGGCCAAAAGGATCTGGCCGAGGCAGTTGTTGATCTTGTGACTGCCCGTGTGGTTCAGGTCTTCCCGCTTCAGGAAGATGCGCGCGCCACCCAGGTGACGCGTCAGCCCCTCTGCGAAATAGAGTTTCGACGGGCGCCCGGCATAATGGGTGGACAGGTTCTTCAGTTCCGCCTGGAATGCGGGGTCGTTGCGCGCGTCGTCGTAAGCCTGCTGCAGTTCCAGAATCAGCGGCATCAGCGTTTCGGCCACGAAGCGGCCGCCATAGATGCCGAACAGGCCTTCGGCATCCGGCCCGCCGCGCAGGGTGTTGCGCTTGAGCTGTTCGTTCATGACGCCCGCCTTCCTTCAAGGGGTTGCGACGCGGCCAGGACCGCGTCGAAAAATTGGTTGATACGGTCGATATCCTTGACGCCGGGGGCGCTTTCCACACCGGACGAGACATCCAGCCCGGGAGGTACGGCCTGCCGGATGGCCGCGCCGACATTATCGGGCGTCAGGCCGCCGGAGAGCATGTAATCGAGGCCCGGGGGCAACCCGGCCAAAAGCCGCCAGTCGAAGGCGACGCCGTTGCCACCCGGCAAGGCGGCGCCCTTCGGCGCCTTGGCATCCAGCAGCAGGCGGTCCGCGATGCCGCGATAGGCTGCAACGGCCGCGATGTCACGAGCATCGTGCACGGACAGCGCCTTCATGGTGGCAAGCCCCGTGCGCCGGCCGATCTCGGCCACCCGCCCGGCCGTCTCGGACCCGTGGAGCTGGATCGCGTCGGGCCGAACGTCCCGGCGGATCGCCTCGAGCAGCGCGTCATCCGGATCCACGGTCACGACGGTCACCGCCGCCCTGTCGCCCAC
This genomic window from Aureimonas sp. OT7 contains:
- a CDS encoding folylpolyglutamate synthase/dihydrofolate synthase family protein, which produces MTDDTLADAEIAALMLRHPKGFDLSLDRIERLLDALGNPQDRLPPVIHVAGTNGKGSTIAFARAMLEAEGLAVHVHTSPHLVSWHERYRLGRRGAPGRFVEDATLADAIHRAAIANDGAPITVFEILTAVTFLLFSEHPADMALVEVGLGGRFDATNVIRQPAATLVSTVSLDHQSYLGDRVELIAAEKAGIFKKGSPAVIGQQGDDGALDTLRTRAAGIGAPATIYGEDFLAYEEHGRLVFQDGGGLVDLPLPRLPGRHQLANAALAVAGVRAAGVTLSDPALEAGVTAAEWPGRLQRITSGPLFELAVPGGELWLDGGHNPGAGTVVAEAIAEMEDKSPRPLFLIAGMLSTKDPVGFFEAFAGMARHVFTVPLRTSDAGLSPDELADAAYDAGLDAEPCDSVEQAIRLISTGWSSRPAPRIVICGSLYLAGEVLKASGLSPR
- the accD gene encoding acetyl-CoA carboxylase, carboxyltransferase subunit beta, whose translation is MNWITNYVRPKLTSLLGPREVPENLWIKCPETGEMVFRKDLEANQWVVPSSGVHMKISARERLQAFFDDAAFDTVELPKVPVDPLKFRDSKRYTDRLKEYRSKTGLEDSVLVATGTIESQPIVAAVQDFAFMGGSLGMAAGEAIVTAAQKAVDLHRPLVLFAGSGGARMQEGILSLMQLPRTTVAVDMVKDAGLPYIVVLTNPTTGGVTASYAMLGDVHIAEPGALIGFAGARVIEQTIREKLPEGFQRSEYLMEHGMVDMVVHRHDLKPTIARLLKILMHVPVAPAQAALPAPEAA
- a CDS encoding phosphoribosylanthranilate isomerase, with the translated sequence MTMGEPSSAWKDEATVRHPRIKICGLRTPEAVDAVLRRGGPEVGFVHFARSPRHLSLPDMVALRAYVGDRAAVTVVTVDPDDALLEAIRRDVRPDAIQLHGSETAGRVAEIGRRTGLATMKALSVHDARDIAAVAAYRGIADRLLLDAKAPKGAALPGGNGVAFDWRLLAGLPPGLDYMLSGGLTPDNVGAAIRQAVPPGLDVSSGVESAPGVKDIDRINQFFDAVLAASQPLEGRRAS
- the trpB gene encoding tryptophan synthase subunit beta, which codes for MNEQLKRNTLRGGPDAEGLFGIYGGRFVAETLMPLILELQQAYDDARNDPAFQAELKNLSTHYAGRPSKLYFAEGLTRHLGGARIFLKREDLNHTGSHKINNCLGQILLARRMGKTRIIAETGAGQHGVASATVAARFNLPCVVYMGATDVARQAPNVFRMKLLGAEVKPVSAGHGTLKDAMNEALRDWVTNVQDTYYLIGTAAGPHPYPEMVRDFQAVIGQEARAQMLEQEGRLPDAIIAAVGGGSNAIGLFHPFLDDPEVAIYGVEAGGRGLDGQEHCASMTAGSPGVLHGNRTYLLQDGDGQIMEGHSVSAGLDYPGVGPEHSWLKDTGRVSYVPILDDEALEAFQLLTRVEGIIPALESAHAIAHAMKLAPAMGSDKTIIVNLSGRGDKDVHTVGTMLGVEL
- a CDS encoding methyltransferase domain-containing protein, with translation MSEHDNNRAHGAERMAEDRGDWARFLGTWLKHPLKMGAVAASSTAYCDEMVARSRIGNTGRILELGPGLGAVTRALLRAGVEPERIVSIEYDSQFAAALKARFPRSEIIEGDGFDLDKTLGDGGAETFATILLAIPIVNLRQGERQALLQRYLRRLAPGGNVTQLSYLWKPPIEPIAGRFTVSSSDIVWRNIPPARVWVYTPVEGGSAR
- the trpA gene encoding tryptophan synthase subunit alpha, producing the protein MTTRIEARFRKLRDEGRPGLVTFIMAGDPDGDTTLSVMRRLPEAGADLIELGMPFSDPMADGPAIQKAGLRALKGGETLHRTLDTVRRFREGDSETPVILMGYFNPIYIYGVDGFVADARAAGVDGLIVVDLPPEMDAELCLPAVEAGLNFIRLATPTTDEKRLPTVLRNTSGFVYYVSINGITGSAAPDTEAVARSIARIKGQTDLPVAVGFGVRTGAQAEALGRVADAVVVGSALVAAIETAQAQGKDRDAAADAVLDVVRDLSAGVRRARLAFA